Proteins found in one Amphiprion ocellaris isolate individual 3 ecotype Okinawa chromosome 22, ASM2253959v1, whole genome shotgun sequence genomic segment:
- the LOC111565413 gene encoding leukocyte elastase inhibitor-like produces MDFETVCSLKRILKDKTDDANKTDDDASKIDDVSSNDSQPQCELNKPVDVHADFSKLLSELNKNDAPYALSLANRLYGEKSYQFIEEFLADIKKEYKAELESVDFKSSAEEVRVNISEWVEKQTQGKIKDLLGKNAVDGLTRLVLVNAIYFKGNWNQKFNEKDTADAAFKINKNDTKEVKMMRLTSTFPVAVIPELNCRVLEMPYKGKDLSMLIFLPDQIEDDSTGLEKLESKLTYEKFVEWTSPVTKNEIEVQVSLPRFKLEEKYDMKDVLVSMGMVDAFDTAKSDFSGMSSANDLVLSKVVHKAFVDVNEEGTEAAAATGGVAINLVSS; encoded by the exons ATGGATTTTGAGACAGTCTGCTCCCTTAAAAGG ATCCTGAAAGACAAGACTGATGATGCCAATAAGACTGATGATGATGCCAGTAAGATTGATGATGTCAGCAGCAATGACTCCCAGCCCCAGTGTGAGCTCAACAAGCCTGTCGATGTCCACGCCGACTTCAGCAAACTGCTGAGTGAACTCAACAAGAACGATGCTCCGTATGCCCTCAGTCTTGCCAACAGGCTGTATGGGGAGAAGTCTTACCAGTTTATTgag GAGTTTTTAGCAGACATCAAAAAGGAATACAAAGCTGAGCTTGAGTCAGTGGACTTCAAAAGCAGCGCAGAGGAGGTCAGGGTCAACATCAGTGAATGGGTGGAGAAGCAGACACAAG GTAAAATCAAGGACTTGCTGGGGAAGAACGCGGTGGACGGTCTGACCAGGCTGGTACTGGTCAATGCCATCTACTTTAAAGGCAACTGGAACCAGAAGTTCAACGAGAAGGATACTGCTGATGCagcctttaaaataaacaag aATGATACTAAGGAGGTGAAGATGATGCGGCTGACCAGTACATTTCCTGTCGCTGTCATTCCAGAGCTCAACTGTCGG GTGCTTGAGATGCCCTACAAAGGAAAGGACCTCAGCATGCTCATCTTCCTGCCTGATCAGATAGAGGATGATTCAACAGGTTTGGAGAAG CTTGAGAGCAAGCTGACCTATGAGAAGTTTGTGGAGTGGACTAGTCCAGTCACGAAGAATGAAATTGAGGTCCAGGTGAGCCTGCCTCGATTCAAGTTGGAGGAGAAGTACGACATGAAGGATGTCCTGGTCAGCATGGGCATGGTGGATGCCTTTGACACTGCAAAGAGTGACTTCTCTG GAATGTCTTCAGCAAACGACCTGGTACTGTCTAAAGTCGTCCACAAAGCCTTTGTGGATGTGAACGAGGAAGGAACTGAGGCTGCAGCTGCCACTGGGGGTGTCGCTATCAACCTTGTCTCTTCCTGA
- the LOC111565353 gene encoding leukocyte elastase inhibitor-like: protein MASEGNPVPEAITKFCLSLLQKLSEDDSSANLFLSPFSISTALAMVMLGTAGETATQMSKVLCFTEQSDQAGGQQTQLSPMQQLHEERQERMQMQPQVQTQQSSRLPPYLLKILKDKTDDANKTDDDASKIDDVSSNDSQPQCELNKPVDVHADFGKLLSELNKNDAPYALSLANRLYGEKSYQFIEEFLADIKKEYKAELESVDFKSSAEEVRVNINEWVEKQTQGKIKDLLGKNAVDGLTRLVLVNAIYFKGNWNQKFNEKDTADAAFKINKNDTKEVKMMRLTSTFPVAVIPELNCRVLEMPYKGKDLSMLILLPDQIEDDSTGLEKLESKLTYEKFVEWTSPVTKNEIEVQVSLPRFKLEEKYDMKDVLVSMGMVDAFDTAKSDFSGMSSANDLVLSKVVHKAFVDVNEEGTEAAAATGGVVSTLSLPEMFTADHPFLFFIRHNPSSTILFAGKFCSPM from the exons ATGGCATCTGAAGGCAACCCAGTACCCGAGGCCATCACCaaattctgtctgtctttgcttCAAAAGCTGAGCGAGGACGACAGCTCTGCaaatctcttcctctctcctttcAGCATCTCCACAGCCCTGGCTATGGTCATGCTGGGGACGGCAGGCGAAACAGCCACACAGATGTCAAAG GTCCTCTGCTTTACTGAGCAATCAGATCAGGCTGGAGGACAACAGACGCAATTGTCGCCGATGCAGCAGTTGCATGAAGAGAGGCAGGAGAGGATGCAGATGCAGCCACAGGTGCAGACACAGCAAAGCAGCAGACTGCCACCGTATCTGCTCAAG ATCCTGAAAGACAAGACTGATGATGCCAATAAGACTGATGATGATGCCAGTAAGATTGATGATGTCAGCAGCAATGACTCCCAGCCCCAGTGTGAGCTCAACAAGCCTGTCGATGTCCACGCCGACTTCGGCAAACTGCTGAGTGAACTCAACAAGAACGATGCTCCGTATGCCCTCAGTCTTGCCAACAGGCTGTATGGGGAGAAGTCTTACCAGTTTATTgag GAGTTTTTAGCAGACATCAAAAAGGAATACAAAGCTGAGCTTGAGTCAGTGGACTTCAAAAGCAGCGCAGAGGAGGTCAGGGTCAACATCAATGAATGGGTGGAGAAGCAGACACAAG GTAAAATCAAGGACTTGCTGGGGAAGAACGCGGTGGATGGTCTGACCAGGCTGGTACTGGTCAATGCCATCTACTTTAAAGGCAACTGGAACCAGAAGTTCAACGAGAAGGATACTGCTGATGCagcctttaaaataaacaag aATGATACTAAGGAGGTGAAGATGATGCGGCTGACCAGTACATTTCCTGTCGCTGTCATTCCAGAGCTCAACTGTCGG GTGCTTGAGATGCCCTACAAAGGAAAGGACCTCAGCATGCTCATCTTACTGCCTGATCAGATAGAGGATGATTCAACAGGTTTGGAGAAG CTTGAGAGCAAGCTGACCTATGAGAAGTTTGTGGAGTGGACTAGTCCAGTCACGAAGAATGAAATTGAGGTCCAGGTGAGCCTGCCTCGATTCAAGTTGGAGGAGAAGTACGACATGAAGGATGTCCTGGTCAGCATGGGCATGGTGGATGCCTTTGACACTGCAAAGAGTGACTTCTCTG GAATGTCTTCAGCAAACGACCTGGTACTGTCTAAAGTCGTCCACAAAGCCTTTGTGGATGTGAACGAGGAAGGAACTGAGGCTGCAGCTGCCACTGGGGGTGTCGTATCAACCTTGTCTCTTCCTGAAATGTTCACAGCAGACCAccccttcctcttcttcatccgACATAACCCCAGCAGCACTATTCTCTTTGCCGGTAAATTCTGCTCCCCTATGTGA
- the LOC129348023 gene encoding putative nuclease HARBI1: MQSGQKSVSGPATFTIFVVFPGHKPVRAIKEEFHRIAGFPSVIGCIDGTHIPITAPSHNEADYVNRKSIHSINVQLICDAAYIISNVEAKWSGSVHDWRIYHESNLSNRLQRGEFDGLLLGDRGYHANPG, translated from the exons atgcagagcggtcagaaaagtgtgtctggccctgcgacttttaccatctttgtagTTTTCCCTGGACACAAACCTGTaagagccatcaaggaggagttccacaggattgcag gatttcccagtgtgattggctgcatagatggaacacacatccccatcacagctccctcacataatgaagctgattatgtgaacaggaagtccattcacagtataaatgtgcag ctCATATGCGATGCTGCATACATCATTtctaatgtggaggccaagtggtcTGGGTCTGTTCATGATTGGAGGATTTATCATGAgtctaacctgagcaacagactgcaacgtG gagagtttgatggccttctgctgggtgacaggggttaccatgccaacccaggctga